NNNNNNNNNNNNNNNNNNNNNNNNNNNNNNNNNNNNNNNNNNNNNNNNNNNNNNNNNNNNNNNNNNNNNNNNNNNNNNNNNNNNNNNNNNNNNNNNNNNNNNNNNNCAAGAGTCTTCACTGCACAAGACTCTTCACTGCACAAGACTCTTCACTGCATAAGAGTCTTCACTGCATAAGAGTCTTCACTGTACAAGAGTCTTGCCAAAGGAGCCTCACTGGCCTAGGATGAGCAGGCTTGGGCTTTCGGCTCTCTAGAGGTGGCCTAGCAAGCAGAGTATTGACATCGCTTCCTAATCTGCAGAGTGGCACCAGAACTAGAAGTCATACCCAGAAAGAGGACGTCTGACATGATTTTTATCTCACCTGGAGGATGCCACTATTTGTGAGACAGGGAGGCTCCATCCTTACTTGCACGGCTAACACTGAGAAAGTTTTGTAGTTTAGCCAGCTATTGTTAAGGACAAATAAGGACAATTTTACAATATCATGTGAAAAACAGCACCCCATAACTCTGTGGATTTTATGATCATGTAATAAAAGAACTTTTCTCAGATCATTTTAGGCACATATAACTACAGAAAGACTCAGGTGTGCCAGCTATGGTCCAAGTTTCAGCCCTTCTGGTATCTTACTGAAAAACTGAAAttgaaattgagaaaaaaatatataaggtcTATAAGGAGGAAACAAATCACAAGTagtcaaaacaccaaaaacaaaacaaacaaaaaacaaccttttctttcttctttctgagccTTGCTGTAAGgtacttaaaatatttctcttttctagtcACCTGTACCCAACCCTTTCCCAAATGCCTGAAACACTATAATCATGGCTTCAGTGTGACGAACCTCTGCTCATGATTCTCAGCAAAATCCAGGAGCAAAGTAGCTTTTCTATGGAAGAATGTGTACTCTAACAGCTGCGAGTATATATGACCATGCTAAAATGCTTAGTTTTACTTTCCACCCAAAGAGAAGCCTTCGTTTTCAACATCAGCATTGAAAATGATAGAACAAGCCTCTAACTTATGCGGGAAGCCCTTGTTGTGTCATcgtttttaagtgtgtgtgtgtgtgtgtgtgtgtgcgtgcgtgcgtgcgtgcgtgcacgcgtgcacatgtatatctgtgtggtGTGGTGCACACTGCATAAGACATACATGTGAagggaccagaagaggatgctgaatGCTTTCTTCAGTTGTTCTTTGTGCCATACGTAGCTCTTTAAAATGGAGTCCCTCCAGAACCTCACTGTTTTGGCTAGGCAGGCTGGCTGGCTTGCCTGCAAGCTCTCAAGATCTGCCTGTTCTGCCCCTCAACACTGGAGTGACAGGCACATGGCTGGCTTTTTACACAGGTgctaggggttgaactcagattCTTAGTCTTACAGAGAAAGCACTCTTACCCACAGAGCTACAGGCCCAGTTTCATCTTCAAACCCATCAGCTCTGCGACCTCTGCAAATCTACGGCCCTTACTTCATAGCACTACTTTGTCTGGGGGAAAGCATTTACCCCCACAGGCCTTTACCAACGTGTTATGTTGATGCCTTAGAGCCCTCAAAttgatttaaacagaaaacaagctgAAGCTCCATGCATATGGACACACTATTTTAATGTGTGTCTAAAACTGTGACAAGCTAGTTTACCTACACTCATATAGACCCTTACTCATTCAAGTACTCATACAACTTGcagggtaaaagggacaactggagcaggaaaccaaccaatcactgagcaccctcaCTCTGAACCCaaagtcagtgaaagaaacacaccctggatctgagacttgggccagggaaagaaacataaaagtcagacccatctctgcccctgaccaactaaactaactAATCCCTaagcagggaaaaactaaccGATTCCTCttttccctgggaaaactccGCTCCTATGAAGCGctatataagcctctctgcctTTTCAGTTAGAGGCCACCATTTATCCCTCCATGGCAGAgtcagccactctcctggactcctccttccaataaatctctttctcaaaagagtcttgggtgatgaCCTTCATTAGCAGGAGCAGAATAGAAGAACCTGGTTGGGATGTATCCTGTATACATCCACCTTTACGTATATcctggcttcctgataagtcAGGATATCTCTGTAACTCTATAACCACATTCCCATACACAACTTACAATGGAATCTGTCTGTCTAGTGCCAGAAACTATGAAAACAGAGCTACCAGGTCCAAGCAGgaaatgcaagcaaaacagcCTAGAAATGCTGAGAAATGTAGCCAGATACAGTGATATTAAGAACTGACATTAGGAGCTGCCCAGGACATTTACCTTTTAAGGAACCAGCAAATATACACTCTACAGCATTTGCCACTCAACACTCAAAAGGCGAGACAGCTGCTAAATGGTTTAACTGATACAGCAGGATTGTTGTTGTCTGCACTGAGGAGTAAGAGGTCTATAACTACACTGCAGTTAGCATAACAAGAGTTAATGAGTGACAGCTGCCAAGTCTTACAAATTCTAAAATGTGTACCATATACAAGGAGTTATCATTGCAAATTCATATGAAACTGCATGCCAACAGACTGCTTACTCCTTTGGCTCTGTGGCTTAATATGCTTCCCATTTccctattaataaaatattatttacagtTTTGTTAGGAATATAGAACATTAAGAATAACAGTCTCATGAAGCTGACCAGCACAGCTGCAGACAGTGCCTCAAAACCCATGTGCtccacctttaagcccagcactcggaggcagaggcaggtggatctctgtgagttcgaggccagcctgatgtacaagagttggttccagggctggagagatggctcagcggttaagagcattgcctgctcttccaaaggtcctgagttcaattcccagcaaccacatggtggctcacaaccatctgtaatgaggtctggcaccctcttctggcatacacacagacagaatattgtacacataataagtaaataaatattttttttaaaaaagagttggttccaggacaggctccaaaacttaGTATTCTTGATAATATATCAATCAGTCTCATTCGCTCACGTTCCCACATAGTTCTTGAGTAGGAGTCAAAGGGGAAAGCAGCACTGAGAGGTCAATTACTGTGAAAGCAAGCATAAGTTCTTCTGTGAGAAGGAGAGCTATTCCACACCCTGGGAAGGGctctgagaaggcttaaaaagcTCTTGGCCATGGTTATGTGATATGAGTATTTTATGATAACTCAAATTTGTAATTATGAGCTTATGTAatgattatatattattatataaattctgTATCTGACTTTTACAataaaagagcttttaaaattcaatttaaaaattgcattttaaacaAGGGGAAGAGCAAAAAGCTTAGGCACTAAAGTGCCTGCAGCACAAGCACAAGGGCCTAAGTCTGATCCTCAGAAtccccattaaaaacaaaacagtccaagcagtggtggcacacgccttacacacctttaaccccagcactggaggggctggggcatgtgagatgggtctctgagttcaaggccaacctgaactacagtGAGAGTTCCAGagtagccagggctacccagagaaatcatatctcaaaaaaaccaaaccaaatcaacaacaacagaaacaagcaCAAGGGTATGAGCCTACAATCCTAGCTAGCATGGGGCAAGCAGACAGGAGGTCCCTAGTGCTTACTGGCCCACCAGCCTAGCCTACTCCATTGAGTACCAGGTGAGTAAGAGTCACAATAACTATATAATCTAAATTAAACTTTGCATATCTCTTCTACATTGCCCACCAGAGTGTAAACTGATAGCAACTCTTCTCCAAGAACACCACAGCAGTAACAGTCACGAGGTAGATATAAATGCTGGACGTCCAATCACGGCCTCGGGAAAACTCTCAAATCTAAGTACAAGAGCTGCCAATAAGGCTGCTCATAGTGAAGCAGCGCAACTTGGGGAAAGTGAAAATAGTGAAGGCCTTTGTGATCACTTCACACCCTtgccctctttctcctgagtCCCGGCCATTCACTGGGCTCTTTACTCGTAGGCAATCTCACCACGCGCTAATCAGACCCAAGAGGCACCCACTGCCAACGCTGCTCAGTTACTCGCAGATCTCCCACCACATGGTCCTCAGTgacctttcatacagttcctcacatgTGCTGACCCCAAAATTATTCCACTGctcttcataactataattttgctactgttataaatcataatgtaaatacctgatattcaggatatctgatattagCCCTTGTGGAGGTGGTAACACACAGGTTGGGTTGAGAACTATTGCTGTCCCAAATGTGGTATCAATAGACTTTCCTGTCCTAAGATTAAATGCTTATCTGTCCTCCATAGCCCTGCTACTCAATTACCTAGTACAGTTCCCAAAACACATTAAATGAACTATTTGAACAGAGGACAATTTTGTTCTTATTCCATCCCACCCAATAATAATCAaacgagaaaaaagaaaaaattattttgcaagtCAACATTTGTACCAGAATAAATATTACTTTCATGAAGACATCTTGATCAATATGCCATCACCAACACAAGAATGCGCTCAATACATATAGAATTAAATTTTACTATTCTAAGCAATATTATCTAACAGATGGTATTCCTATCATAATGAAATAATAGTAGAAGtcaatagaaaaattacagtaaACATACAAACCCACTGGGATTTACTATGTACTTGAATGATCAGAAGGCTACTGACAAAGTCAGGGAGGGGACTTTAAAATTTCTAGgatcaaattaaaatgaaaacacaagagaACCTAGGGGTATAGCAATTAGTAAAGAAAGCTCAAAGCTATAGTGCTTCAGTGAAAAAGTGAGAGGgtctcaaataaataacttaatggtGTACCTTAAGGTTTGAGAACCATAAGGAAAACCAAACTCAAAAATAATAGATGGAAAAACAATAATGATGGAGCAGAAATCGATGAAATGGAAATAAAGCAGAATTTACAAAGAACCAAAGACACTAAGAGCTCATTATTTACAAACATAAAACAGACAACCAAATTAACCAGAGATAGGGAATGACTGAACCAAAAATCTGGAGATGAAAGATACTAATGAAATTCATTGGCTCATTAAAGAACTGTTTGAAAATCTAGACTCCaataaattggaaaatgtatAAGAAATTGATAGAAATACTGTCTATCAAACTTAACAACCCTAATGGATATAAACTTAAAAGATCTATAAATAGTAATTAATGCAATTCAAGCAGGAATctcccaactaaaaaaaaaaagaaaaagaaaaagaaacaacaacaacaacaaaaaccacaagatGGTTTCAGTGTGTGTGGAATTTGAGAACTGTAAGAGGTGATAAAATGGAGAACTGACTGCCGCAAATAAAGGTGAAAGGCGATTATCCATTGGGAATGGGAGCCCTTTACTGTtgtaccatttaaaaaaaaaaaaaaaacattgaaactCTTagtaaccttttaaaaattaaaaacagacctTTACTTAGAATTCCAAACAGGAAATCCACCTTAAGCTAGACACAAAGATGatgattataaaagaaagagcagaCACATATGGTCATATTCAAATTAAGATGTTACTCATTTAAAACATACCTTAAAACAGTAAGGTGTgagtttaaaaactaaaaataaggcCAAGGAAAGATTAtggattaaaatataaaatgaatttgtaaaagtggggaaaaaacacaaaaaaacttaCAGGCAatgggttggttttttgttttttttttttttttNNNNNNNNNNNNNNNNNNNNNNNNNNNNNNNNNNNNNNNNNNNNNNNNNNNNNNNNNNNNNNNNNNNNNNNNNNNNNNNNNNNNNNNNNNNNNNNNNNNNtttggtttttcgagacagggtttctctgtggctttggagcctgtcctggaactagctctgtagaccaggctggtctcgaactcacagagatccacctggttaAACTAAGACAAGAAGTATTCACTCACCTGTTATGGCTGAGGGAAGCAGAAATGGGTGTGGGCACCACAGTCTGtagcccctccccttctatctCAGTGCCAAGGAGGCAGATAAGCTGTAGTTCTGGTATTCCTACACAGTTTACTTCATGCCAACTTTTACCTGAAAGAGCACCAAGAAAGCACTCCTTGAGAACAAAAGATAAGCGCTCTAAACTTCCCATATGCAGTAGAGCCAACTTCACTCAAAAGATAAGCACGCTAAATTTCTAATATTCAGGAGAGCAAACTTCACCCTAATACAACttcctctctttgtttttctgatcttttccACAACTTAGTAATTCTCAGCGTAAATGAACAGAGATGTGTAAAATTAGCAGAAAGAATTACTAGTAAATAAAAAGTGTTTGCTTATTATATGTGAACAAAGCTATAGGACAACCCAATTCCGCAACCTCCCACACTCCAATAGCAAAACAATATAAGCAAGGAACTTACTCTCCATGAGATCCAGGTAAACCAAGAATGCTATATAAACTTGGGTGGCATCTCCTATATCTAATTCCATCATTTCTAAGTACTGAAAGTCAAAACATAATTGTTAAATAGAGAAGGAAATAGctcagtatttttttcatttaacaagTATTCACTAAATGCAtgcatattatatgtatgtatgtatataagctCTCTTCCAGATttaatggaaattaaaaagaaaggtcttATCTctgccctaaaaaaaaaatctgcaattgTTAACACATGCATACAGCCTCCCCTGCTGCATCCAAGACACCACCCTTATCAATCACAAAATCTACGAAGGTTCATGTCCCTTATATGAAATGcaagaatatttgcatataacctgGCAATCCTACTACAATTACAATACAGAATACAATCCAAGTGCTGTATGTTTAGGAATAATGACAATAAAAGTTATGATGTATAAAGTATATGGGaaattttttcaaatgttttcaatAGCAAACCGTCCATATACGTAGAACTAGCTATCCTTAATACTGTTAGGCAAATGAGTTATAAAACAATGACAGAATGGGAAGTGTTCTTAGGTGATGAACTGGCAAATGTTTCATGACAGACTGGATGCAAAACAAGCCTGGTAGGACTTGAGCTTGGAGGAGAAGAGTAATAGTGTGTGTAACTATGGAGGGAAGATAAGCTGCATATATCCAAAAGTCTACAAAGAACATACCAACCAGGAGCAGAGAAGTTAAGTATGATTTTCATTGGCTTATATTATGGGATGCACTATTTCTCTGGCCTCTAATTTGCAAATAGAAAAACTTCTGCTAATTTCCTCACCACTCTCTTAAGTGGGAGCTATTTAATTGAGTTTTAAGAAGTAAACTACTTCTTTCAGACTTGCTGTTTGTTACAGGAAAAACTCAGAAACTAGTCCTGCAGCAGAAAGCCTTGGGCATCCAAACAGTCAGTGAGCAGGTCTATAAACAACAGAAACCTAGTCCTGCAGGGAAAGCCTTGGGCAGAGCCCACGGACAGATGAGATATTCACAGAACCCTAAGGGGCAGACCTGAGGTCATCTTCTCCTATTTGCTGCACAGCAAACAAACAGGTTGGAGAGGGCGGGCATCTGTGTGTCCCAAGTCTCAAGAAGTGTTTGACAATAGTACTGAGACATAATTTGGGGTCAGGCTACAAGGTCCATGTGACAAAGCTAAAGATGAATTTTATCCATGTAGAGTACTACACGTTTCTGATTCAAAGAATCAAACAATAAGCTTGTAAATGGGGAAATCCAGTAACATCTTAAGCAATTTTCAAATTAAGTAACTAAAGGTTATAACTAAAAAAcatattatttcttttcctttttaaatcaatttgttgatcatggaagaaaaaaatcaacaggaaGATTTGGTAGTCATTAGCTTCAAAGCGAAAAGACTCTGAAAGCAAGAAAATTGTCTAAAGGCAACATCAAACCTAAATGTGGTTTTAAAAGGTTACTAGTAAATACTTATATAGTGCTTTTTTATGTCAAACACCTTATAAAAATGTCCCAATGAGGATAAGTACACTATTATCCCGTTTTTAAGTGAAAAGACTGTGATATACTGAGACACGACAAAAAATTGAAGAACAATGAGGTCAGCCAAGTCAAAACGAGTCAAAGTGGGTAAGTAACAGAAAAAAGATTCAAACTGGAGAAGTCTGAATTGGAGTTGTTCACCATGTTCCTAGTCgctatctctgtttctctgtctctcttgctctccccttCCCCGTTATTTGTTATACTTTATtaagtttgttatttttgttaaatttataaCATTTCAAAGCTATTGTTTTTGGTGAAAATGAATGGAAGAGAGCAAGAAAACATCAAGCTTCAAAAAGTAGGGAAAGGCTCTTCTTTTCAAATATTACCCTTTCTCGATTATTTTAGATGCTTATTAAGTTAATAACGCAAAAGGAAAAGTTGCCATTTTATTAATGTACCAATCCAGTTTTTAAGATCCTTACACAACTGTCATTCGTTATCAGCATACTGTTTGTGGCTTTACAGAGACAAACCACCAGTTTCCCAAGCAGAGGTTAGCAAAAGACTATCCTTATTTTCCCTGAGGCCAACAACGTTAATAGAACTTGCTCAAACTTTCTGAGAATCCGAAAAATTGCAATTCTGTTCCCGTACAGAATGAAGATGCACACACTTTGGGCCCAAGGCTACGTGTAATGTGCCTGTGTCTAACTAAACACTTTATTTGCGGACCCCTAGATCTCAGCCACAGCCCACAGTTGGGTTAACTGTGGATTTAATCAGTTCATCCCAGAAAGGACTACCTAGTTAGGAAAACAGGTATTACTGGACCGCTTATCAGCGGCCTCTGGATTAAGAGCCGCTTTGGCAGAGTGAGAGGAGTAGTTTTagttatataaacaaacaaaaattgatacTGCGGGCGACCTGCGGCCGTGCACAGGGGTCGCCCCGCCGCGAGTTGACGTGCGTCCTCCGCCCACGTACAGGCGGAGGGGTCGCGGTGAGGAGGGCCGGTTCGGCGCCCGCTGGCCTCGCGCCTCCTGACCTTAGGGTGTGTGCCCATCCAGGCGTCCTCGGGAGCCCACGTGTGGGGGGTGGCGCCGCCAGCGCGAACGGGACCCGGGCCAAGGCCGCTACAGCCCGGGGTAGGCTCGGAATCGCTGCGCTCCTCCATGCCGCCCGCTCAGAGACCGTGGTGTCCGGCGAAGCCTGCCCGGGCAGCAGCCGAGCCCAGCGCGCCGCAGTTCCGCTTCCCGCCGCGCACACTGGGCGGAGAGTGCTGACCACGCCCCCTGTCGGGAGGAGGGGGGAGATGCTCTCACCTGTGCGCACGCGCTTGGGAGCCCCtcatcccctccccatcccccccccccgcctttttatttgtatttttctccaaTCTGGGCAGGTTGTAGAGTGGGGGAAGTTCGCTACAAACCTGACTCCAGATACCTTCAGCCCTTCGTTAAGTCCTTATTCTCGCCTGAGAAATGAAGGCTTCTATCCTGATCTTAAATTCCTGAGAGCAGGAAAAGGCCCATTCAATTTCCTACCGTCGAAGTTTAAAGTAGAAACATAGTTTTAGAGGAGAGGGCAGAAAACGTTGAAGAAGTGATGGTCACATTTTTCacaattttaatgaaatacaTTTGTGCTCAAAATGATAAATGAATATCAATTCAAAGAGACTTGAGTTCATGCTGTCCCAAAactgctgaaaacaaaagaaaaagagaaaactttgaAGGTGTCAGAAAACTAAACACAAGGAAACTCTACCTACAAAGATTCATAAATTACCCTCAAATATGTTATGTTCAGATGAAATCATTATCTTTGCTTCCACAAAACAGCTTTGGAGCCCCGTCCCCCAAAGCAAATAGTACTAAAATTAGGAGGCTCCCTGGAGTACCAAACACTGGTGCTACTTCAAGCAATTGGAAATGAATAGACCTTCTTTCTGGCTCCTAAAGACTTAAATCAGTTGAAGAGTTAATAGCATTTGGTTGCTAATCTGAGAAAGGAGATCCtgtaattcagaaaaaaagatccAAGGAGATTAGATCCTCTGTGAGTGAGACTCAAGCTCAGAAGGGACAATTTATCTACCTTACATTTAGAGGGCAGAGGGTGAgtagaggggaagaggggagagaaacctggaaagagaaagagagtgctAGAAACTGATTTTTCAAGTGAATTAAAATCTATTGTCTAGAAAAATAATGATTCATGCACACTTATATATAAAGTGCTTCTGACTTTTAATTTCACTGTCTATTAAGAGttgaatgaaaatggaatttTTGCTGCCAGATTAAGAAATGAAGACTTTAAAGGAGGTCTTGCTGCTTAGGAATGGCtaagaatgaaaaggaagaattcaGGAC
The genomic region above belongs to Microtus ochrogaster isolate Prairie Vole_2 chromosome 6 unlocalized genomic scaffold, MicOch1.0 chr6_random_2, whole genome shotgun sequence and contains:
- the Tsen15 gene encoding tRNA-splicing endonuclease subunit Sen15, with protein sequence MEERSDSEPTPGCSGLGPGPVRAGGATPHTWAPEDAWMGTHPKYLEMMELDIGDATQVYIAFLVYLDLMESKSWHEVNCVGIPELQLICLLGTEIEGEGLQTVVPTPISASLSHNRIREILKASRKLQGDPELPMSFTLAIVESDSTIVYYKLTDGFMLPDPQNISLRR